The Toxorhynchites rutilus septentrionalis strain SRP chromosome 3, ASM2978413v1, whole genome shotgun sequence genome includes a region encoding these proteins:
- the LOC129774531 gene encoding uncharacterized protein LOC129774531, whose amino-acid sequence MKAFVVLSVALAIASCAAVDESSKKQKRGLWELGNDFSGMEYGHHHGHHEIQHLTHTVTKKVPVPYPVEVEKHVPVHVDRPVPYPVKVPVHVDRPYPVEVKVPYPVHVEKKVHVDRPVPYPVDRPVYVEKKVHVDRPYPVEVKVPYPVEKKVYIEKKVPVHVDRPVPYPVYVEKKVHVDRPYPVEVKVPYPVHVEKKVPVHVPYPVEVKVPYPVEKKVYVEKEVPVEVPYPVEVVKKVPVHVDRPVPYPVEVEKKVHVDRPYPVEVKVPYPVHVDRPYPVEVEKRVPVHVDRPVPYPVEVEKRVPVHVDRPVPYPVEKKVPVYVENRVPVHVDRPVPYPVEVEKRVPVHVDRPVPYPVKVPVHVDRPVYVEKKVPVHIDRPVHVPYPVEVPVVQKEYIEVSKAHAVHDEKHAPVYVNGHQKHW is encoded by the exons ATGAAG gcgTTCGTAGTGCTGTCAGTGGCTCTGGCCATTGCATCCTGTGCGGCAGTTGATGAGTCCTCGAAGAAGCAAAAGCGCGGTCTCTGGGAGCTGGGAAATGATTTCAGCGGAATGGAATATGGACACCATCATGGTCATCACGAGATCCAGCATCTAACCCACACAGTCACCAAGAAGGTCCCAGTCCCGTATCCGGTTGAGGTTGAGAAGCATGTTCCAGTGCATGTGGATCGACCAGTTCCATACCCGGTGAAGGTTCCAGTTCATGTCGATCGTCCGTACCCAGTAGAAGTGAAGGTTCCATACCCAGTGCACGTTGAGAAGAAGGTTCACGTCGACCGTCCCGTTCCTTATCCAGTCGATCGTCCGGTGTATGTTGAAAAGAAAGTTCATGTCGATCGTCCCTATCCAGTTGAAGTGAAGGTCCCCTATCCGGTGGAAAAGAAGGTCTACATCGAAAAGAAGGTTCCAGTGCACGTCGATCGACCAGTTCCTTATCCAGTGTACGTCGAGAAGAAGGTTCATGTTGATCGTCCATACCCGGTTGAGGTGAAGGTGCCATACCCAGttcatgtagaaaaaaaggttCCAGTTCACGTTCCTTATCCAGTCGAAGTGAAGGTTCCATATCCAGTCGAGAAAAAGGTTTATGTGGAAAAGGAAGTTCCAGTTGAAGTTCCATACCCGGTCGAGGTTGTGAAGAAGGTACCAGTGCATGTTGACCGCCCAGTTCCATATCCAGTTGAAGTTGAAAAGAAGGTCCATGTTGATCGTCCATACCCAGTCGAGGTGAAAGTACCATACCCAGTTCACGTTGATCGCCCATACCCAGTGGAAGTCGAGAAGCGAGTTCCAGTGCACGTTGACCGTCCCGTTCCATACCCGGTTGAGGTTGAGAAGCGCGTTCCAGTTCATGTCGATCGTCCGGTTCCTTACCCAGTGGAAAAGAAGGTCCCAGTTTATGTTGAAAACAGAGTCCCAGTTCACGTCGATCGCCCAGTTCCATACCCAGTCGAGGTCGAGAAGCGTGTCCCAGTTCATGTGGATCGCCCGGTCCCATACCCAGTGAAGGTTCCAGTACATGTCGATCGACCAGTGTACGTCGAAAAGAAGGTACCAGTGCATATCGATCGGCCAGTACATGTTCCCTATCCGGTGGAAGTCCCAGTCGTTCAGAAGGAATACATTGAAGTGTCGAAAGCGCACGCAGTTCATGACGAGAAGCACGCTCCAGTGTATGTCAACGGACACCAGAAGCATTGGTGA
- the LOC129774530 gene encoding uncharacterized protein LOC129774530, giving the protein MKAFVVLSVALAIASCAAVDESSKKQKRGLWELGNDFSGMEYGHHHGHHEIQHLTHTVTKKVPVPYPVEVEKHVPVHVDRPVPYPVKVPVHVDRPYPVEVKVPYPVHVEKKVHVDRPVPYPVDRPVYVEKKVHVDRPYPVEVKVPYPVEKKVYIEKKVPVHVDRPVPYPVYVEKKVHVDRPYPVEVKVPYPVHVEKKVPVHVPYPVEVKVPYPVEKKVYVEKEVPVEVPYPVEVVKKVPVHVDRPVPYPVEVEKKVHVDRPYPVEVKVPYPVHVDRPYPVEVEKRVPVHVDRPVPYPVEVEKRVPVHVDRPVPYPVEKKVPVYVENRVPVHVDRPVPYPVEVEKRVPVHVDRPVPYPVKVPVHVDRPVYVEKKVPVHIDRPVHVPYPVEVPVVQKEYIEVSKAHAVHDEKHAPVYVNGHQKHW; this is encoded by the exons ATGAAG gcgTTCGTAGTGCTGTCAGTGGCTCTGGCCATTGCATCCTGTGCGGCAGTTGATGAGTCCTCGAAGAAGCAAAAGCGCGGTCTCTGGGAGCTGGGAAATGATTTCAGCGGAATGGAATATGGACACCATCATGGTCATCACGAGATCCAGCATCTAACCCACACAGTCACCAAGAAGGTCCCAGTCCCGTATCCGGTTGAGGTTGAGAAGCATGTTCCAGTGCATGTGGATCGACCAGTTCCATACCCGGTGAAGGTTCCAGTTCATGTCGATCGTCCGTACCCAGTAGAAGTGAAGGTCCCATACCCAGTGCACGTTGAGAAGAAGGTTCACGTCGACCGTCCCGTTCCTTATCCAGTCGATCGTCCGGTGTATGTTGAAAAGAAAGTTCATGTCGATCGTCCCTATCCAGTTGAAGTGAAGGTCCCCTATCCGGTGGAAAAGAAGGTCTACATCGAAAAGAAGGTTCCAGTGCACGTCGATCGACCAGTTCCTTATCCAGTGTACGTCGAGAAGAAGGTTCATGTTGATCGTCCATACCCGGTTGAGGTGAAGGTGCCATACCCAGttcatgtagaaaaaaaggttCCAGTTCACGTTCCTTATCCAGTCGAAGTGAAGGTTCCATATCCAGTCGAGAAAAAGGTTTATGTGGAAAAGGAAGTTCCAGTTGAAGTTCCATACCCGGTCGAGGTTGTGAAGAAGGTACCAGTGCATGTTGACCGCCCAGTTCCATATCCAGTTGAAGTTGAAAAGAAGGTCCATGTTGATCGTCCATACCCAGTCGAGGTGAAAGTACCATACCCAGTTCACGTTGATCGCCCATACCCAGTGGAAGTCGAGAAGCGAGTTCCAGTGCACGTTGACCGTCCCGTTCCATACCCGGTTGAGGTTGAGAAGCGCGTTCCAGTTCATGTCGATCGTCCGGTTCCTTACCCAGTGGAAAAGAAGGTCCCAGTTTATGTTGAAAACAGAGTCCCAGTTCACGTCGATCGCCCAGTTCCATACCCAGTCGAGGTCGAGAAGCGTGTCCCAGTTCATGTGGATCGCCCGGTCCCATACCCAGTGAAGGTTCCAGTACATGTCGATCGACCAGTGTACGTCGAAAAGAAGGTACCAGTGCATATCGATCGGCCAGTACATGTTCCCTATCCGGTGGAAGTCCCAGTCGTTCAGAAGGAATACATTGAAGTGTCGAAAGCGCACGCAGTTCATGACGAGAAGCACGCTCCAGTGTATGTCAACGGACACCAGAAGCATTGGTGA